In the Acropora muricata isolate sample 2 chromosome 1, ASM3666990v1, whole genome shotgun sequence genome, one interval contains:
- the LOC136923793 gene encoding uncharacterized protein, with product MSFRPNATFGSDEAISAMMTCIADIRDWMISDKLMLNDSKTEILLVGTRQQLRKVDLDALQIGTSTVPLTCSAVRNLGAWLDPELTMNTHVNKLCSAAYFHLYNLRRIRKYLTQQTCEKLVHAFVTSRIDHCNSLLYGLPAKQLDKIQRVQNTAARIIFRLPKFCHITPTLFSLHWLPVRYRIDFKICLLTFKAIHGFASSYLCELITVKESQRYSLRSSSELLLRMPSRITKKTLGDRAFQVSAPRLWNSLPGELRRKSDLEEFKRHLKAHLFSKAYL from the coding sequence ATGTCGTTTCGTCCCAACGCTACCTTTGGCTCTGATGAAGCGATCTCTGCTATGATGACTTGCATCGCAGATATAAGGGACTGGATGATCTCCGACAAGTTGATGCTAAATGACAGTAAGACTGAGATCTTGCTTGTTGGTACACGCCAACAGTTGCGCAAAGTTGATCTTGATGCTCTTCAGATTGGCACATCAACAGTGCCTCTAACTTGCTCAGCTGTTAGGAACCTAGGCGCATGGCTTGATCCAGAACTTACTATGAACACGCACGTCAACAAACTCTGCAGTgcagcatattttcatttgtacAACTTAAGGCGCATTCGTAAGTATCTAACGCAGCAGACGTGTGAGAAGCTAGTGCATGCTTTTGTTACAAGTCGAATTGATCACTGTAACAGTTTGTTGTATGGTTTGCCCGCCAAGCAGCTAGATAAGATTCAGCGTGTACAAAACACGGCGGCGCGCATCATTTTTAGACTTCCAAAGTTTTGTCATATCACCCCGACACTTTTTAGCTTGCACTGGCTGCCAGTAAGATATCGAATCGATTTTAAGATCTGTCTTTTAACTTTTAAGGCCATACACGGATTTGCTTCCAGCTACCTATGTGAGCTAATCACAGTCAAAGAGAGCCAACGTTACAGTCTCAGGTCCTCTAGTGAGCTCTTGCTTCGCATGCCGAGTCGCATCACCAAAAAGACTCTTGGTGACAGGGCATTTCAAGTCTCGGCCCCACGCTTATGGAATTCACTTCCTGGAGAGCTGCGACGCAAGAGTGACCTAGAGGAGTTCAAGCGCCATCTAAAAGCGCATCTTTTTTCAAAGGCTTATTTATAG